The following coding sequences lie in one Arachis ipaensis cultivar K30076 chromosome B03, Araip1.1, whole genome shotgun sequence genomic window:
- the LOC107632625 gene encoding uncharacterized protein LOC107632625, protein MELEIGLKFFTRESAMLAVKNYNIRRSAEYKVVELDQSRYVCRCKQFGDQCRWMVRVAKTRSCRFWKIRKYEGPHTCLASTMSQDHAQLDSNVICQHIFSMVHADATICVKVLQGSVESAYGYKVSYKKVWHAKQKAIARIYGDWDESYDQLRRYLSALQAFVPGTIVDLQTLLYYVGNRLDRGSVMFHQVFWSFPSCIEAFRHCKPLVSVDGTHLYGKYAGTLLMGIAQDENNNILPVAFALVERENTDSWYFFLTNLRRHVVTRPGVLLISDRHAAIKAALEREGCGWEHNVYCVRHIASNFATSFKSKEAKRHLVNAAYSKTQEQSQYYLELISSEDPVTSPQMMEWIRGLEPPKWLQHLDEGR, encoded by the exons ATGGAGCTTGAGATTGGGTTGAAGTTTTTTACCCGGGAATCAGCAATGCTAGCGGTAAAAAACTACAACATCCGTAGGAGTGCAGAATATAAGGTTGTAGAGTTAGACCAAAGTAGGTACGTATGTCGATGTAAGCAGTTCGGGGATCAATGTCGTTGGATGGTGCGGGTTGCGAAGACAAGGTCCTGTAGATTTTGGAAAATCCGAAAGTATGAAGGTCCTCATACTTGCTTGGCAAGTACAATGTCTCAAGACCACGCCCAACTCGATAGCAACGTCATCTGCCAGCACATATTTTCCATGGTGCATGCTGATGCGACGATTTGTGTAAAGGTGTTGCAAGGATCAGTAGAGTCAGCGTACGGTTACAAGGTATCTTACAAGAAGGTTTGGCACGCGAAGCAGAAGGCAATCGCAAGGATCTATGGTGATTGGGACGAATCATATGACCAGCTGCGTAGATACCTCAGTGCTCTCCAAGCTTTCGTCCCAG GGACAATTGTTGACCTCCAAACTCTGCTGTACTATGTCGGGAACAGACTAGACCGTGGTAGTGTCATGTTTCACCAGGTTTTCTGGTCGTTCCCTTCATGTATTGAAGCTTTTAGGCACTGTAAACCGCTAGTCTCAGTGGACGGGACACACCTGTATGGTAAGTACGCAGGCACCCTTCTCATGGGCATTGCACAGGACGAGAATAACAATATTCTACCGGTTGCTTTCGCACTTGTCGAAAGAGAGAATACAGATTCATGGTACTTCTTCCTAACCAATTTGAGGAGGCATGTCGTAACTCGGCCGGGAGTTCTGCTTATATCCGACAGGCATGCGGCAATAAAGGCCGCATTGGAACGTGAGGGGTGTGGCTGGGAACACAATGTGTACTGTGTTCGACATATTGCCTCCAACTTTGCTACCAGTTTCAAGAGTAAGGAAGCCAAGAGACACCTAGTTAACGCTGCATATTCGAAGACGCAAGAGCAGTCGCAGTACTACCTGGAGCTAATCAGTAGCGAGGATCCGGTAACATCTCCGCAGATGATGGAGTGGATCCGAGGGCTAGAGCCACCTAAATGGTTACAGCACCTAGATGAGGGCCGATGA